The genomic interval CGACCCAATGGCCGACACCCTCCCCCTCTCAGGTCGGATAGCCATCATCACTGGCACTGCTTGCGGCATGGGCCTCGGTGTCGCCGTCCACCTTGCCTCCCTCGGTGCCTTCCTCGTTCTCGGCGATTGCTCCGACTCCCCCCATTTAGAACAACTTGTCACCAAGCTCAATGCCTCCATTGATCTCCCACCTCGCGCCATTGCCCTCCTCGTGGACATCTATGTCGGTGTCGTCAAATCGCTCTTCGACGCGGTAGAATCCACCTTTGGCGGACGCGCTCACATCATCGTCACCTGCGCCGCTATCTGCGACTACGACTACCCATTCCTGGCTGAAACCTCCGAAGAGGTATGGGACCACACGTTGGTCGTCAATGCCCGAGGGAGCTTCCTTTGCTGCTGAGAGGCCACGAATCTACTGGTCCGCGGTGGAGGGGGGAGGATCGTGTGCTTCTCGTCCTCGGGGGTGGGCAGGCAACATCCAGGTTACTCGATACGTGGCGTCCTTAAACCTTTGTCTCCGTCaacggtcgagcaacgaccttaaaccttgttgccatcagcggtcgagtggcgaccttaaacccttgtcttcgtcAATAATCGAGCggcgtcaacagtcgagcggcgtcaacagtcgagcggcgaccttaaacccttgttgcTATCAgcggtcgagtggtgaccttaaacccttgtctccgtcaacagtcgaacgacgaccttaaactcttgtcgccgtcaacggttgagcggcgaccttagacTCTTGtcgccatcaacggtcgagcgacgaccttaaactcttatcGCTATCAATGGTCGGgcgatgaccttaaactcttgttgtCATCAACAGTCGAGTGACGATTTTAGACTCTTGttgccatcaacggtcgagcagcgaccttaaactctgCGTCTACATCAAAGGTCGAGCAACCGCTATAAACCTGAGATCGATGAAAAATGGTCCGTTTGGGCAATTAATATGACGTCAATCGGTGGGCCACGGAGCCACACGTGAAATATTTCACTTCATGGTAAGGGGTTCGCAGCTTGAACCCTGAGCGGTAGCACAATGAAATATCTAAAATGTATGAAAAGGAAAAGTCGAACGACGCAGAATGAAGGATTAACATAGCATTAGATAAAATTGTTTGCCGAACGGACAACCATCCATTAATACTCTGATAAGACCTACAAGCACATGAAAGAACAATACAGGATTCGCTCAAGCAAGCTCACTCCAAAAAATCCAAAATATGTCGGGCAGTGACTTAGTTAGTTTGTCCCGACTGATGACCCTGCTTGTCAGAGCGGAGGGGAGGTAGCCGCCTTTCTTCAGTTGATCGAGTGTCCTGTCGATAACAAGGTTGAATAGACGGAGCGCCCCGATCGGCGACCTTGTCGCTAAAAGCGTCCTAGCGGATGTAGGCCTACTTCATGAGATTAAACCTGCTCGATTTGGCTCCTTGATAAGTCTCTAAGGTCACTCGGGATGCCTCCAACTCTTCATTCAACTTGGCCAGCTCTTCATCTTTGGTGTCGAGCTGGGTCTTCGTGGCGGAGCGCTCGGTAACCTACTCTCCCTCTCAGCGTTTAGCGAGGCCTCCACGTCCTTCAAGTTTTGAGCAAACACCTAAAACTCCTTATTTTTGATCTCCAAGTCCTCGATGGGTTGgagcttcctggtgttggccAAGTTAAGCTTGGACTCGAAAGAGCTGTCCTGTTTATCAAGCCGAGCCAACTGAGAAGCTTGCTTGGCACTTTTGCTCTTCTTCGCCTCTAGTTGCTCGGAGATCTTACTCAGATCGGCTCTTAGTTGAGTCATCTCAGCGCTCATTTGCTCCAGCTGCGCCTAAGAAGTTGCTGCTTAGCcgctttgatcacataaaaaaatagggttctgaaaaaaatctaagggttaataaaaatttctaactttcttaaaaattttaagttgaataaattctaagttagagagTTTGCAATAATTTTTagcaaaaaatattctaagttaaaacaatttctaagtaacACTTTAAGTAAGAGAGAAAAATTTTGACTtaagaaattttgcaaaaatatttttgaaatttttttttagtaaataTTTTAAGTAGAGATTTCTAATTTCggaaaaacttttaacttttaagtaaaaattttatgcatacaaaaaatttctaagtaaaaaatttgaaaaatttttaaaaactttttaaagcattattaaatttccaccttaatgcttttatcagaaagttaattaaacgtttttatttcaatattttggcttccaggttgtagcgaggcattaggccttcttgattattggagcaataaccacttccttagataaagcctcataaagaaattttaatgtctaattttctcgctgaaagccctaaatctaattagttcaagttcaagtcagacaagactttggaacccaatataggttccaacctactggattgacTCGGAATTTCTTAGGGGCATTTTTCTTAGAAATATTTCTAatctgtcccttatgatatcgaaaataccaatttaaattgttgtattttctaaagtatattttatttgagcatgcatgattttttagactatctatttgcattttcaaattattattttctgattttaatttttcattttctaattttgatttgtctaaatcttctagagggcaagatttagccagtattatttttaaatttttattttccttttctaatttacagcaatcttttgttaataatttaacgaatttaaagagtttatcgggagtaaaagatcgtacctgacttaccttgtcgatctcgttgccCGTGTCTCCCCTTGAATTGCTGCTATCTTCCgatgtggctcccccttcatcgatgctctcgatgctcatttcggaagagcttgactcgcaattgtcgtcttgatgactcgccattaatgcgagcccggagaacgcctcgactttcgattcggacgacgtatcgtcccacgtcgcctttaggaccttgcgcttttggataggTTTTTTacttttatccttgtccttgttctttagcttggggcagttgtgcTTGACGTGCCCTTATTTGTCGCAGTGGTAGccagcggatcatccttttctttttaccctgtggatggttagaggttctagatttacaaagttttttaaaccgtcttaccatcattgccatttcctcgtcgttgaaacaagactccgactcaggttcgtctctcgatgctttgagggcggcGTTGTTCTTggactccttcgtacctgcacatcttaatttgtgcacttcaaatgtagaaaagaattcctctaatataattttttctaagtcttttgaaatataaaaggcatctactagtgacacccattttgaatttctaggaaaggaatttagtgcgtaccttagcgaatctcggttacttaccgtctctccgagattcgaaagtctggtgataatttcctttatccttgagtgcaaatgcgcaactgtctcgtcttccccaagtcacagGCTGGTGAGTTGGTTGCGGGGTAAatcctgttaggaccaaaagtagctagagggggggaggggggggggtgaatagctcgtcgcgttcgctcggtgcgcttcgttgcttggcgttgcttgtttcttcttggatgtgcagcggaaaatacagaaacaaacacaaacacgctaacactaggattttacttggtatccacctcacaagaggtgactaatccaaggatccacaccaacgcacacaccctccactatgaataacactcctttatggtaactaccaaaggcggagaagccctacaacactctcaatacaagaagaagaaagggaaatacaagttaagcaaaagcttacaagatgtgcagtaaaaaccctaaccctaacttcttcctcttgcaatagatccgcctcttgacttggaaagcctccaagaaccttcaagaactggcgatcacgtgcttgtagagagctgtggaggacctggaatgaatctgagaagagctcgtaaagagatgccgaagaccacgctcgcctgcggctttaaacccgacgcaacggtcggatcccgatcgattcgaatgttccgaatcgatcgatccacggatcgatccgagcgcctgatgcgaaagcgctggatcgatccacggatcgatccagcgcttatcgcgcgaagcagcatcgtcccgatcgatcgactgatcgatcaggacctctggatcgatccacggatcgatccagaagctctctgttcgctgggaagaatctggatcgatccactgatcgatccagagcctggatcgatccacggatcgatccagaacttggtttttgcccaaaaccaagtcccaaacctccctaaccaacattcggtcaaccttgacctgttggtacatcatgcctagcatctggtcactcccttgacctgccaggactccccaccaagtgtccggtcaatccctttgacccacttggacttttactcgtcgtgccaagtatccggtcactcccttgacctacttggacttcccaacaccagatgtccgatcatccttgatccatctggatttcctttgtctggcttcactcaccaggactttcacctagcttcactcactagggttttccttctgcctagcttcactcactaggactttcatctgcctagcttcactcactaggactttcacctggcttcactcaccaggatttccttctgcctagcttcactcactaggacttccttctgcctaacatgccagttaggacttcccagtcaagtatccggtcaaccttgacctacttaactcttcttcgatcaatatcttattgtcaaacatctaaacccaaaccaagactcagcttggttaaccaggtcaaccttgacctgagggatgttgcaccaacaatctccccctttttgatgtttgacaatactacaATCACACTTACAATTTCACATGTACAATTACAAttccacatgtaagttaggctaatcccatagcctcattcttcatgccactaggtaatgaaggcataagttaagctcttcattctccccctaagagggcaaactccctctaggtaatgaaagcctaacttactccctttcacaagccctttcattctccccctattggcacacatcaaccccttactaataaaacacatcaacccatctttggacacacatcaaccgatgctccaattttgggcacacttcaacaaatccattgttgaaaaactctccccctgaagagttgctcatcgttgttcacaacatcacttattgtgatcaacacgatactgaaggtcccatacccttcattatccttaccctacattctcccccaatgtaggtaaatgcccatccttgagcattatcctttgaaaacacttgaacaatgaggatatccactcctcaTTAAAGTTCaatcgctcaaccttgagcattttcaaacagaaggttaaccaccttccaaggttcatgaaaaaaaataaattttcatgtctttaaagagtccctccccctaaagacatggtggtaacttctgtcattgcaccaacaatgacttggaatccctaaacctttaggaaacccagatttagaagttttgaggttcaaatgttcaaaatttgaaacaaacctcaacctaaacttcaatgaagtcttccttaaccattccatccttgttttcaacacgaaaacaccctttttatgtatacaaatgtattttaagggtttggaatggttacctagactaaaataggttcaaagtgctgaaatcaagctttcccagccaaaatcagcaatttggatcgattggagttgggttccaatcgattgaacctttctgaatcgatccactgatcgattcagactacctggatcgatcggctgatcgatccagcgagcttctgctcgcgagatttgccttctgaatcgatccatggatcgattcaggcactccaatcgatccatggatcgatcggagctctgatagttgctgaaattccatttcagtcaacttcagaaacccctagaaaattctacaaaaatccaaaaattatgaaatttcgtgtagacattgtttagggcatatattatcaaggaaaaatagttttctatgaaaatacatcatattttcaaagattgacacaaacttgaaaacttgcaaaaactttagtgttttcttcaagtttgtgtctaactatttaatggtgattactatcaaaagatagccttcaccaaggttttccaaaaacattttaaaaccattttcaaaaccaatatcccatcatgttccttgggcataatgcacatgacttgtacattcgctttcccaatgatgggaaaatacataactatgtattttgatgaacctaaaactcaaaagaatgcactaaatcaacatcttgagttttgttcatcatcataacatctcacttgtatctaatgtgtactaaaaacacatacaagtcatcttataggtctttgtgagatgtagattttggttttgccctaatctagggatcatgcatatctatctaggcattttggagatattagacacccacctaggatgtcacttgttaataagtgttgttaaatgccttttatccttaattttaaggaattaaacttaatgcatgataatgttatggcatacatcaaaatgaaataattttcaaaagaaaatatcctataactacatgatgtatgaatgtcatgacatggtatttttggatttttcataataagtcatgaatgtaaaagtagacatgatgtcatggcatatgatgggcaaacaatcatggcaagatttagcataaataaaatatacctagattaactatctaagtgtccttaaaaccttagctaaacttacaacttaaacctagattgcccttaagtgcgtcaagaaaacgccaaaacctaaattggcatttctaattcccttgattaatttatgccaattgaaattaagcatattcctcaaatgttggcatatttcatttttccacaagagtagcactttaaggttaaggcccggattgccttaaatttcctaagaacataccaaaaccccaacttggtagctcttatgaatttcccaatatgtgccttttaagattaaaatcaaattttcaccactaggcacattttactctttcaaggagtaaataatagttccatttcattttcaaaggttaacaaaaaccttgaaaatgctccttgagtgtcaatttcctcaaagttgggttaactacccttctaattggagttgacactctctaacccatctatgggtagagaagatgctcctaggaacccaacacctattggtgctccttggatgctctaggtactcactagggataacttccctagataccttcctagtgaccttgttgggcttcttagaagccttggtcacattttctaggtcaaccctagggatagcctctcttgtgaccttgttagtgactttcttagacttcttagaagtcttagtcactttggttgcaaaaatactcttagggatgacttccctagtattcttgacttgaccactaaacctagggtttgttccataactatatggaaccctatgataactaggcacatccttcttagcctttggtttgtatcccaaacctctatggctatttgatggctttgactttcctagccctaggttttgctcattttgcccttttaggatattttccatcctttttagggtcttttccattttatcaagtcttgatctcaagacttgattttctatcattaaatccttagaatttggtttttcattaagtccatgagcattttggtttctaggcttgtatctaaaatccttagagttattgcctagacttttacctacattcctaaccctaggagtgatagtcttagcatgtagggccacatgcttttccttaaagccctcatgctttctattcttatggtaaattgcattaaaatgataaaagttagacctatcatgctttttaccataatgtaaaggagtaggctcaataaatgttaccttcttctttaccttggaggctccccttgactagtgcctccttgagccttgaccctcttcttccccttggggcattgactacgataatgccccttttgattgcaagagaagcatataatatgctccttgctcttctttgtgttggggatggtctccttgggcttcaccttgcccttttgtgccacttggcccttcttcttggctaatttagggcacttgctcttgtagtgcccatgttccctacattcaaagcatataatatgatttttattattaattgaaatatttatacctttgcttgtaggggtggcatctttttctttggatccggaggtagaagcttcctcttgatcggaccttgattcttctccatttgatttttcttgacttgtggaggtagaagcttcttcctcctcttgatccggtgtcaccaaggattgctccccctcaatcctagaggtggaggcttcatcatcttgaatatgaaacaaggagtatgctccctccttgttctcttcgttgcattcccttgaggatgaagcttcttggatttcctcttcttcggaggttgagcatctctcaacctcggaatcctcctcttggtcttgctccaaagagtcaccctctctggattctgcttgctcttgtacagtggaggggatctcttgatgaagcttggccaatttgctccataagtcctttgcatcttcaaattctccaattttgcaaaggatggtgcttggcaataaattgaccaaaagcttggtcactttgtcattggcctcgcacctttggattttctccgagctccatttgcttttcttgagaagcttgcccttggagtttgttggagcttcgaagccttccattagagcaaaccattgctctatctccatcataagaaaggtttcgatttttgatttccaagaatcgaagcttgtggatgtgtatggtggagccacccttgtgtcaaatccaagtccatcttggaattgcatcttgaagttgagcttgataaagtcttgaacttgaagaatttgctccaacttcttcaccctctagcttttcttgatatgcttgacccttccggcgatgattccggtgaagagcggcctcgctctgataccacttgttaggaccaaaagtagctcgtcgcgttcgctcggtgcgcttcgttgcttggcgttgcttgtttcttcttggatgtgcagcggaaaatacagaaacaaacacaaacacgctaacactaggattttacttggtatccacctcacaagaggtgactaatccaaggatccacaccaacgcacacacccccactatgaataacactcctttatggtaactaccaaaggcggagaagccctacaacactctcaatacaagaagaagaaagggaaatacaagttaagcaaaagcttacaagatgtgcagtaaaaaccctaaccctaacttcttcctcttgcaatagatccgcctcttgacttggaaagcctccaagaaccttcaagaactggcgatcacgtgcttgtagagagctgtggaggagctggaatgaatctgagaagaactcgtaaagagatgccgaagaccacgctcatgcggctttaaacccgacgccggtcggatcccgatcgattcgaatgttccgaatcgatcgggaggctggatcgatccacggatcgatccgagcgcctaTCGCGGGctgctcgatcgatccacggatcgatccggcgcttatcgcgaggaagtcccgatcgatcgatcgatcgatcagacctctggatcgatccacggatcgatccgtggctcGCTCGGGaagaatcggatcgatccaccgatcgatccagagcctggatcgatccacggatcgatccagaacttggtttttgcccaaaaccaagtcccaaacctccctaaccaacattcggtcaaccttgacctgttggtacatcatgcctagcatctggtcactcccttgacctgccaggactccccaccaagtgtccggtcaatccctttgacccacttggacttttactcgtcgtgccaagtatccggtcactcccttgacctacttggacttcccaacaccagatgtccgatcatccttgatccatctggatttcctttgtctggcttcactcaccaggactttcacctagcttcactcactagggttttccttctgcctagcttcactcactaggactttcatctgcctagcttcactcactaggactttcacctggcttcactcaccaggatttccttctgcctagcttcactcactaggacttccttctgcctaacatgccagttaggacttcccagtcaagtatccggtcaaccttgacctacttaactcttcttcgatcaatatcttattgtcaaacatctaaacccaaaccaagactcagcttggttaaccaggtcaaccttgacctgagggatgttgcaccaacaaatccCGTTTTACGAGCTTTACTTCGGATGTTCTttcgtgtagttcaaggaacttctcccaaagttccttcgcggagtcgtagttgttgatccggttgacttcttatggcggaAGAACACTTagtagatggtattctgctttgtcgtttgtcacatagtcggcctgctccttcttcatccaatggtatttctccttaccttctggTGTTGTAAAACCGAACTCCATAATTAACATAAATCATAattggttttaaagaatacctgcattcactttttccagctagcgaattccccttcgaacttcggcaggtagatacttggtccgaccattatatCGTTACTTTGTTCGACGATTAGTCCTCCCGAAGTgccttggctttgataccacttgttggatcccgacggccagctagaaggggggttgaatagcctgtaaacaaatcaaaagaaaaatctttctcgaactttcaacagaacacttgcataaaatagaaaagcaataaattaaaacataaaagaaagaggcaccagatgtttacttggttacaaccggggaggtt from Zingiber officinale cultivar Zhangliang chromosome 6B, Zo_v1.1, whole genome shotgun sequence carries:
- the LOC121991562 gene encoding NADPH-dependent aldehyde reductase-like protein, chloroplastic, encoding MADTLPLSGRIAIITGTACGMGLGVAVHLASLGAFLVLGDCSDSPHLEQLVTKLNASIDLPPRAIALLVDIYVGVVKSLFDAVESTFGGRAHIIVTCAAICDYDYPFLAETSEEVWDHTLVVNARGSFLCC